From Natronincola ferrireducens, the proteins below share one genomic window:
- the citG gene encoding triphosphoribosyl-dephospho-CoA synthase CitG, whose protein sequence is MSKDFDVCEYISELALKSMLYEVSTTPKPGLVDRNNPGAHNDMDFFSFMASSGALAYTFYKCALAGLKFQGVDIKGLLHELRPIGIEGEEKMFRATKGINTHKGLIFSLGLIAAAAGLYYRETKSLPMNAGDICNRIKEMTEGISNKELGNTQEATALTYGEKLFRKYGIKGIRGEVEAGFPTVRCYGLPILRDLMKQNRNINDSLVQVLFHLMTVTEDSNVLGRHDWEALDYVKTTATEVLEMGGMFTERGKNKIIEIDKEFIKKNISPGGSADLLAVTIMFYLLETSDEALVPLD, encoded by the coding sequence TTGTCTAAGGATTTTGATGTGTGTGAATATATAAGTGAATTAGCTTTAAAATCCATGTTATATGAAGTGTCCACCACCCCAAAGCCAGGTCTTGTGGATCGGAATAATCCCGGGGCCCACAATGACATGGACTTTTTTTCCTTTATGGCCAGTAGTGGAGCCTTAGCCTATACCTTTTATAAATGCGCATTGGCAGGGTTAAAGTTTCAGGGTGTAGATATAAAGGGACTGCTCCATGAGCTTCGGCCAATAGGTATTGAAGGTGAGGAAAAGATGTTTCGGGCCACCAAAGGTATCAACACCCATAAAGGATTGATTTTTTCCCTAGGCCTCATTGCAGCTGCTGCAGGATTATATTATAGAGAAACTAAAAGCCTACCAATGAATGCAGGGGATATTTGTAATAGGATCAAGGAAATGACAGAGGGAATCTCCAATAAAGAGCTAGGCAATACACAGGAAGCAACCGCCCTAACCTATGGAGAAAAACTCTTTAGAAAATATGGGATTAAGGGAATTCGGGGAGAGGTGGAGGCTGGATTTCCTACAGTAAGGTGTTATGGACTGCCTATTCTTCGAGATCTCATGAAACAGAACCGAAATATTAATGACAGCTTGGTACAAGTATTGTTTCATCTCATGACAGTGACGGAAGATAGTAATGTTTTGGGAAGACATGATTGGGAAGCCTTAGACTATGTTAAAACCACAGCAACAGAAGTATTAGAGATGGGGGGTATGTTTACAGAGAGGGGCAAAAACAAAATCATAGAGATAGATAAAGAATTTATTAAGAAGAATATTAGCCCAGGGGGATCTGCTGATCTTTTGGCAGTGACTATTATGTTCTACTTGCTAGAAACCTCTGATGAAGCTTTAGTCCCTCTTGATTAA
- a CDS encoding HpcH/HpaI aldolase/citrate lyase family protein, translating to MERLRRTMLFMPGNNPSMLQSAGILGADSIILDLEDAVSITEKDAARILVRNAIKNVDFYDSEVVVRINPLSSGFGLKDAEEIGRVKPDAIMVTKATEEDVATVCEILTKVEKEEGFEEGSIKLFPLIETAYGLENIHSIIKSSPRVIGILLGAEDLTADLGIKRTREGEEIFYARSKVAAACRTHKVDAIDTPFADMNDCQGFAKDINRAKSLGMTGKAAINPRQVDTIHEIFAPSEEEIKYAQRVIHAMEEAQAEGKGVFSLDGKMVDAPIIARAENVVKKAKLAGLL from the coding sequence ATGGAGAGACTTAGAAGAACCATGCTATTTATGCCAGGAAACAATCCTAGTATGCTGCAAAGTGCAGGGATTTTAGGGGCCGACAGTATTATATTAGATCTTGAGGATGCAGTAAGTATTACGGAAAAGGATGCAGCGAGAATCCTAGTAAGAAATGCTATAAAAAATGTGGATTTCTATGATTCTGAAGTTGTTGTAAGAATCAATCCCCTTTCATCTGGATTTGGTTTAAAGGATGCTGAAGAAATAGGTCGAGTGAAGCCCGATGCCATCATGGTAACAAAAGCAACAGAAGAGGATGTAGCCACAGTTTGTGAAATTCTGACAAAGGTTGAGAAGGAGGAAGGTTTTGAAGAAGGAAGCATAAAGCTTTTCCCTCTGATTGAAACCGCCTACGGATTGGAAAATATCCATAGCATTATAAAATCCTCCCCAAGGGTAATAGGTATTCTTTTAGGAGCAGAGGATTTAACCGCTGATCTTGGTATTAAAAGAACAAGGGAAGGGGAAGAAATCTTCTACGCCAGAAGCAAGGTTGCGGCTGCATGCAGAACCCATAAAGTAGATGCTATTGACACCCCCTTTGCCGATATGAATGATTGTCAAGGATTTGCAAAGGATATTAATAGGGCAAAATCCTTAGGTATGACAGGAAAGGCTGCCATTAATCCTAGACAGGTGGATACGATTCATGAAATTTTTGCACCCTCTGAGGAGGAAATAAAGTATGCCCAAAGGGTGATCCATGCTATGGAGGAAGCCCAGGCAGAAGGCAAGGGTGTATTTTCCCTAGATGGGAAAATGGTGGATGCACCTATTATTGCACGGGCGGAAAATGTAGTAAAAAAAGCAAAGCTTGCAGGCTTGCTTTAA
- the citF gene encoding citrate lyase subunit alpha: MKNILGREIPETIQGYGTVKPFQGAFASLGEVEKKSVKLKSTGPKEEKVLSSIQEVLEKCSLQDGMTVSFHHHLRNGDYVLNMVLDEIAKAGVRDIKVAASSIFPIHAPLVQHIQNGVVTGIYANYMSGPVAEAISRGELKNPAIMHTHGGRARAIESGDLSIDIAFIAAPTCDTYGNINGVEGKAACGTLGYAVPDAVYATKTVAITDNLVPYPACPIEITQEHIDYVVKVDSIGDPKGIVSGTTQITKDPVGLKIAKMTAKVIEVSGLLKDGFSFQTGAGGTSLAVAAYVKELMKKNNVKGSFAAGGITGYMVEMFEEGLFESLFDVQCFDLKAVESYRDNKRHQVMSASMYGNPHNKGAVVNNLDVMILGATEIDTAFNANVTTGSSGMIMGGSGGHSDTAAGSKLAIVVTQLVKGRLPIVVDRVTTVTTPGETIDVLVTERGIAVNPLRQDLIEKLKTTNLPIMTIEELKAMAEAMTGIPEKIELDDEVVAVVEYRDGTVIDVVRKIKD; this comes from the coding sequence ATGAAAAATATACTTGGAAGAGAAATTCCTGAAACCATCCAAGGGTACGGAACCGTCAAGCCCTTTCAAGGTGCTTTTGCAAGCTTAGGAGAGGTAGAAAAGAAATCCGTTAAGCTAAAGAGTACAGGGCCAAAGGAAGAAAAGGTGTTGTCATCTATTCAAGAGGTATTGGAAAAATGTAGCTTGCAGGATGGTATGACGGTTTCCTTTCACCATCATTTAAGAAATGGTGATTATGTATTAAACATGGTTTTAGATGAAATTGCAAAAGCGGGGGTAAGGGACATCAAGGTTGCCGCCAGTTCCATATTTCCAATCCATGCTCCATTGGTTCAGCATATACAAAATGGTGTTGTGACAGGGATCTATGCAAATTATATGTCAGGACCTGTAGCAGAAGCCATCTCAAGAGGAGAACTAAAAAATCCTGCTATTATGCATACCCATGGTGGTAGGGCACGGGCCATTGAATCCGGGGATTTATCTATTGATATAGCCTTCATCGCTGCCCCTACCTGTGATACCTACGGTAATATCAATGGTGTGGAGGGAAAGGCTGCCTGCGGTACTTTAGGCTATGCTGTTCCAGATGCTGTTTATGCCACTAAAACAGTAGCTATAACCGATAACCTTGTTCCATATCCAGCTTGTCCCATTGAAATTACTCAAGAGCATATAGATTATGTTGTGAAGGTAGACAGTATTGGAGATCCAAAAGGAATTGTCTCAGGGACAACTCAAATTACAAAGGACCCTGTAGGACTGAAGATTGCAAAAATGACAGCTAAGGTCATAGAGGTATCAGGACTTTTAAAGGATGGATTTTCTTTTCAAACGGGGGCAGGAGGAACCTCTTTGGCGGTTGCTGCCTATGTAAAGGAATTGATGAAGAAGAACAATGTAAAGGGTAGCTTTGCAGCTGGGGGAATTACTGGATATATGGTGGAGATGTTTGAAGAAGGGTTATTTGAATCCCTCTTCGATGTACAATGCTTTGACCTAAAGGCAGTGGAGTCCTATAGAGACAACAAAAGACATCAAGTAATGTCAGCCTCCATGTATGGAAATCCCCATAATAAAGGTGCTGTTGTAAACAATTTAGATGTTATGATTTTAGGTGCAACAGAAATAGATACAGCCTTCAATGCCAACGTTACAACTGGATCAAGTGGTATGATTATGGGGGGATCAGGTGGACATAGTGATACAGCTGCTGGTTCAAAGCTGGCAATTGTAGTAACCCAACTTGTAAAGGGTAGACTTCCTATCGTTGTAGATAGAGTTACTACTGTCACAACTCCTGGCGAAACCATTGATGTTCTCGTAACGGAAAGGGGTATAGCTGTTAATCCCCTAAGACAGGACTTGATAGAGAAATTAAAAACCACCAATCTGCCTATTATGACCATTGAAGAGCTTAAGGCTATGGCAGAAGCTATGACGGGAATTCCAGAAAAAATTGAATTAGATGATGAAGTGGTGGCTGTAGTAGAATATCGTGACGGAACTGTTATCGATGTTGTAAGAAAAATAAAGGATTGA
- the citC gene encoding [citrate (pro-3S)-lyase] ligase codes for MHDISIEKIDLNTDKRLEVEDFLSTFNLFFDKDIEYTAIAKAGDEILGTCSYSGRVLKCFAVKEGLQGEGIASKLITHMTNQLFDKGIYESFIFTCPKNLAIFKGLQYQEVHTVDEVTLLEGGMANVKRYVEHMFKDSGLGRGKKAALVMNCNPFTLGHRYLIETAAKENEEVVIFIVEENASLFPFEVRLNLVKKGTEDLKNVHVLPGGSYIISSTTFPSYFLRREDERLKAYTKLDAGIFSRYIATVFNITKRYVGTEPYCRVTEQYNEALRNVLPTYGIELIEIDRLDRENKAISASRVRQMIKAGDWHDLKNLVPSTTYEFLNSPEAEVIVEIIKRSDTPH; via the coding sequence ATGCATGATATTAGCATTGAAAAAATAGATTTGAATACTGATAAAAGGTTAGAAGTTGAAGATTTTCTTTCAACTTTTAACCTATTTTTTGATAAGGATATAGAATATACAGCTATAGCCAAGGCAGGGGATGAAATCCTCGGTACCTGCTCCTATAGTGGTAGGGTATTGAAATGCTTTGCAGTAAAGGAAGGACTGCAGGGGGAAGGTATTGCTTCCAAGCTGATTACCCATATGACAAATCAGCTTTTTGATAAGGGTATTTATGAATCCTTCATATTTACATGCCCTAAAAACCTTGCTATCTTTAAAGGGCTACAATACCAGGAAGTCCACACAGTAGATGAGGTTACTTTACTGGAGGGGGGGATGGCCAACGTCAAAAGGTATGTAGAACATATGTTTAAGGACAGTGGTCTAGGCAGGGGGAAAAAGGCTGCCCTTGTCATGAATTGCAATCCCTTCACCTTAGGCCATAGGTATCTGATAGAAACAGCAGCCAAAGAAAACGAAGAAGTGGTTATATTTATTGTAGAAGAAAATGCCTCTCTTTTTCCTTTTGAAGTTCGGCTTAATCTAGTGAAAAAGGGTACGGAGGATTTAAAAAACGTCCATGTTTTACCAGGGGGTAGCTATATCATTTCCTCCACCACCTTTCCCTCCTATTTCCTTAGAAGGGAAGATGAAAGATTAAAGGCCTATACTAAGCTAGATGCTGGAATATTTAGTCGCTACATTGCTACGGTTTTTAATATTACAAAAAGATATGTAGGGACGGAGCCCTACTGCAGGGTGACAGAGCAATACAATGAAGCCTTAAGAAATGTCCTGCCAACGTATGGCATAGAACTAATAGAGATTGATAGATTGGACAGAGAAAATAAGGCGATTAGTGCTTCTAGGGTGAGGCAGATGATAAAGGCTGGAGATTGGCATGATTTAAAAAATCTAGTCCCTTCAACAACCTATGAATTTTTAAACTCTCCCGAGGCGGAGGTTATTGTAGAAATAATAAAAAGGAGTGACACTCCCCATTGA
- the citX gene encoding citrate lyase holo-[acyl-carrier protein] synthase codes for MNAILQDRENRYNETLSLINKYHLPVICGKINYPGNNKNTLEVEKSFNVLQGLLISTFKKNTIYTKVLSGEDGESILMVVDLSPLEAKKIGVALEIQHPLGRIFDIDVYGEDGRSIGREAIGMEGRRCILCNGDARICMRAKAHSLQEVLDCIHKKIRKYNDGGEKFV; via the coding sequence ATGAATGCTATTCTGCAGGATAGAGAAAACAGATATAATGAGACCCTGTCTTTGATTAATAAATATCATCTTCCAGTAATCTGTGGTAAAATCAATTATCCTGGAAACAATAAAAATACCCTGGAAGTTGAGAAGTCCTTCAATGTTCTACAGGGGCTATTAATATCAACATTCAAGAAAAATACTATATACACAAAAGTCCTTTCGGGGGAGGATGGGGAGAGTATTTTAATGGTTGTTGATTTAAGCCCCTTGGAGGCTAAGAAAATAGGGGTAGCCTTAGAAATACAGCACCCCCTAGGAAGAATATTTGATATAGATGTCTATGGTGAGGATGGCAGATCCATAGGTAGGGAAGCGATAGGAATGGAAGGCAGAAGATGTATCCTCTGTAATGGAGATGCTAGAATCTGTATGAGGGCAAAGGCCCACAGCCTACAGGAAGTACTGGATTGTATTCATAAAAAAATCCGCAAATATAATGATGGAGGAGAAAAATTTGTCTAA
- the citD gene encoding citrate lyase acyl carrier protein, with translation MDIRTPAKAGTMESNDIYIMVQSNAEGGIVIDLESIVMKQFGKQIEQVILETLQNMGIKDIHVVAKDRGALDYTIRARVETAVKRAM, from the coding sequence ATGGATATAAGGACTCCTGCGAAGGCAGGAACGATGGAATCCAATGACATATATATCATGGTGCAATCCAATGCTGAAGGTGGTATCGTCATTGATCTCGAAAGCATTGTCATGAAACAGTTCGGCAAACAAATTGAACAGGTAATTTTGGAAACTTTACAAAACATGGGGATTAAAGATATTCATGTTGTTGCTAAGGATAGAGGAGCTCTAGATTATACCATAAGAGCCAGAGTAGAAACCGCAGTAAAAAGGGCGATGTAA